A portion of the Nitrospira defluvii genome contains these proteins:
- a CDS encoding Tll0287-like domain-containing protein — translation MSRNGFWIVAAGVAGFVAAVTYWVIALAVAESRKADMVAPERVTGFIHAVIDANRANYTQNVVDKLHTQGVVEALEHWKEEKGLPLPAQFLLESGRLVAQKDMKLSFRLASLTPIYVWNGPNSEFERRGLEVVMKSPEKPFTGFYQQAGVRYFQGIYADRAVSESCVSCHNGHANSPRRDYKLNDIMGGVIVTIPISEAP, via the coding sequence ATGAGTCGAAACGGATTCTGGATTGTAGCGGCGGGCGTGGCCGGGTTCGTCGCGGCCGTGACCTACTGGGTCATCGCCTTGGCCGTCGCCGAATCGCGAAAGGCGGATATGGTGGCTCCGGAGCGTGTCACCGGTTTCATTCACGCCGTGATTGATGCGAATCGTGCCAACTACACACAAAACGTCGTCGATAAGTTGCATACGCAAGGCGTGGTCGAGGCGCTCGAACATTGGAAGGAGGAAAAGGGCCTGCCGTTGCCCGCCCAATTCCTCCTCGAATCAGGACGGCTTGTGGCACAAAAGGATATGAAACTCAGCTTCCGCCTGGCGAGTCTCACCCCGATCTACGTGTGGAACGGACCGAACAGCGAGTTCGAACGGCGCGGCTTGGAAGTCGTCATGAAGTCACCGGAAAAACCCTTTACCGGTTTCTACCAACAGGCCGGCGTCCGATATTTTCAAGGGATCTACGCCGACCGGGCGGTGTCCGAAAGTTGCGTCTCCTGTCATAACGGGCACGCGAACAGCCCCCGGCGGGACTATAAACTGAACGACATCATGGGCGGCGTCATCGTCACAATCCCGATCAGCGAGGCGCCATGA
- a CDS encoding metal-dependent hydrolase family protein, with product MTIAIRQIRILDGLGGRLEQGTLVIDGTRIVGAGPDRSIRIPKGAQRIDGRGLTVLPGLIDCHVHFCLGAEADVVAAVEGESSSVTLLKAAELARRTLQAGFTTVRDVGFRDHAVFALKHAITTGLTPGPRIVAAGLAICMPGGHARFIGREADGVAAVRAAVQDQLDAGAEVIKVIASGGVLTPGTSPDDAQMTVEELQAAVEVAAASGRHVAAHAHGATGMKNALRAGVHSIEHATLMDDEAAGMMRRQGVYMVPTLSALATTAACPSGCGIPDSARSKAKNMVKQHEKSFRAAVRRGVPIALGTDAGTPFNYHGDNAQELERMVTLGMTPMDAIMTSTSAAARLLRMSEEIGTIEVGKQADLLFVDGNPLRRIDLLQRPERIAGVMQGGRFVAGPLSRM from the coding sequence ATGACTATTGCGATCCGGCAGATCCGAATTCTCGACGGGCTCGGAGGGCGGCTCGAACAGGGCACCCTCGTCATCGATGGGACCCGCATCGTGGGAGCCGGCCCAGACCGGAGCATCCGCATCCCCAAGGGAGCGCAACGCATCGACGGCCGTGGTCTCACCGTCCTCCCGGGGCTCATCGATTGCCATGTCCACTTCTGCCTGGGCGCAGAAGCCGATGTGGTCGCGGCGGTCGAAGGAGAATCCTCCTCTGTCACGCTGCTCAAGGCCGCCGAGCTGGCCCGCCGCACGCTCCAGGCCGGCTTTACGACCGTGCGCGATGTGGGATTCCGTGACCATGCCGTCTTTGCACTAAAGCACGCCATCACAACGGGCCTGACGCCTGGGCCACGTATTGTGGCCGCCGGGCTGGCCATCTGTATGCCGGGCGGACATGCACGCTTCATCGGGCGCGAAGCGGACGGAGTTGCCGCGGTTCGAGCGGCCGTGCAGGATCAACTCGATGCCGGGGCGGAAGTCATCAAGGTCATTGCCTCCGGTGGGGTTTTGACCCCCGGCACCTCCCCCGATGATGCCCAGATGACCGTGGAAGAACTGCAAGCCGCCGTGGAGGTCGCCGCCGCAAGCGGGCGACATGTGGCCGCCCATGCCCACGGGGCGACCGGGATGAAAAATGCGCTGCGGGCCGGCGTGCACTCGATCGAACATGCCACCCTAATGGACGACGAAGCCGCCGGGATGATGAGGCGGCAGGGCGTCTATATGGTGCCGACCCTGTCCGCACTCGCAACCACGGCCGCCTGTCCGAGCGGTTGCGGCATTCCTGACAGCGCTCGCTCCAAGGCGAAAAATATGGTGAAACAACACGAGAAGAGCTTCCGCGCGGCCGTGCGGCGCGGAGTCCCGATCGCGCTCGGCACCGATGCCGGCACGCCGTTCAACTATCACGGGGACAACGCACAGGAACTGGAGCGCATGGTAACCCTCGGTATGACGCCGATGGACGCGATCATGACCAGCACCTCCGCCGCCGCACGACTGCTGCGCATGTCCGAGGAAATCGGCACCATCGAAGTGGGAAAGCAGGCGGATCTCCTGTTCGTGGACGGGAATCCACTACGACGAATCGACCTCCTGCAGAGACCCGAACGGATCGCCGGTGTGATGCAAGGCGGGCGCTTCGTGGCAGGGCCACTCTCAAGAATGTGA
- a CDS encoding DnaJ domain-containing protein, whose product MRRIDYYRVLGVSRDISDDDLKKAYRKLVFEHHPDRNPHNSKADEKIREINSAYEVLGDPERRRTYDRLHWGEEPRAETADPSQILEEMEKKLFDEGRKEVFAVLMKMVPRIKSELAVIRERTVAHQGYDTFKEPIVAARGAEVIEEFVTPDMDERKQRLLEVAVQMMVSQSVVARGDEGGIRALRSRLDDAFRKGRINGFAAALELLYERR is encoded by the coding sequence ATGCGTCGAATCGACTATTACCGTGTCCTCGGTGTGTCGCGCGACATCTCCGATGATGACCTCAAGAAAGCCTATCGAAAGCTCGTCTTCGAGCACCATCCCGATCGGAATCCTCACAACAGCAAGGCCGACGAGAAGATTCGGGAGATCAATTCCGCCTACGAAGTGCTCGGCGATCCGGAGCGTCGGCGCACCTACGATCGCTTGCACTGGGGCGAGGAGCCCAGGGCCGAGACCGCCGATCCCTCCCAGATTCTTGAGGAGATGGAGAAGAAGTTGTTTGACGAGGGGCGGAAGGAAGTATTCGCCGTCCTGATGAAAATGGTGCCACGGATCAAATCGGAGCTCGCCGTCATCCGTGAGCGCACCGTCGCCCACCAAGGCTATGACACGTTCAAGGAGCCGATCGTTGCGGCGCGCGGAGCGGAAGTCATCGAGGAATTCGTGACGCCGGACATGGATGAGCGCAAACAGCGTCTGCTCGAAGTGGCGGTGCAAATGATGGTGTCGCAATCGGTGGTCGCGCGGGGCGATGAGGGCGGGATTCGGGCGCTCCGGAGTCGCTTGGACGACGCGTTTCGAAAAGGCCGGATCAACGGTTTCGCCGCCGCTTTGGAGTTGCTCTACGAACGCAGATAG
- a CDS encoding MFS transporter: MAAILYRNQGELCVGWTNGVTRYQWVVLFVAWLGWVFDAMDATIYAIVLHPALQELLHTGAANGEVTAERIGWYGGLVFSIFLIGWAIGGIGFGLAADYFGRTKTLIATILMYAIFTGLAAFAQEWWHLAIARFLTALGVGGEWAAGAAIVAETWPEEKRARAAGILQSAWAFGFFLAAGCNLLLKDSEWRVLFLVGILPACVALLVRRWVKEPERWVQAHELEGRSARATLLHLGELFEPALRRDTLVGSTLAFVAVFGVWGATNWAPTLIRALPDLQGQDPAVLSEKVSYAIMALNVGALFGYLGFGPLAERFGRLPVFGLMCLGSLILLPATYVVPHSYAEVLVLLPVLGFFNNGIFSGFPIYLPELYPTRLRATGSGFCFNAGRVLASAAPFLTGWLVTVFGSFNSAASAIALIYLLGLAILPFATETNGRPLPE; this comes from the coding sequence GTGGCGGCAATTCTGTATCGGAACCAAGGAGAACTCTGCGTGGGGTGGACGAACGGCGTCACGCGATACCAATGGGTGGTCCTGTTCGTCGCCTGGTTGGGCTGGGTCTTCGACGCGATGGACGCCACGATTTACGCGATCGTGCTCCATCCCGCCCTCCAGGAATTGCTCCACACCGGAGCCGCCAACGGCGAGGTCACCGCCGAACGCATCGGATGGTACGGCGGCCTGGTCTTTTCCATTTTCCTGATCGGCTGGGCCATCGGCGGCATCGGCTTCGGCCTCGCAGCCGACTATTTCGGCCGCACCAAGACCCTGATTGCGACCATCCTGATGTACGCGATCTTCACGGGGCTGGCCGCCTTCGCGCAGGAATGGTGGCATCTGGCGATTGCCCGCTTTCTCACGGCCCTCGGCGTCGGCGGAGAATGGGCGGCAGGAGCGGCGATCGTGGCCGAGACTTGGCCTGAGGAGAAACGCGCCAGAGCCGCCGGCATCTTACAGTCGGCCTGGGCCTTCGGCTTTTTCCTTGCCGCCGGGTGTAATCTCCTGCTGAAAGATTCCGAGTGGCGGGTGCTGTTCCTGGTCGGCATCCTACCGGCGTGTGTGGCGCTGCTGGTCCGTCGATGGGTCAAAGAACCAGAACGCTGGGTGCAGGCGCATGAACTGGAGGGACGCTCAGCTCGCGCGACGCTTCTGCACCTGGGTGAATTGTTCGAGCCGGCGCTGCGCCGCGACACCCTGGTGGGCTCCACCTTGGCTTTCGTGGCCGTCTTCGGCGTATGGGGCGCGACCAATTGGGCGCCCACCCTCATCCGTGCCCTGCCCGATCTGCAGGGTCAGGACCCCGCCGTCCTCAGTGAAAAAGTGAGCTACGCCATCATGGCGCTGAACGTAGGTGCCCTGTTCGGGTATCTGGGGTTCGGGCCGTTGGCGGAACGATTCGGACGTCTTCCCGTCTTCGGCTTGATGTGTCTCGGTAGTCTCATTCTGCTACCGGCCACCTATGTTGTGCCCCACAGCTATGCGGAGGTACTGGTCTTGTTGCCGGTGCTCGGATTTTTCAACAACGGCATCTTCAGTGGGTTTCCGATCTACCTCCCTGAGCTCTATCCCACACGCCTTCGAGCCACAGGGTCTGGATTCTGTTTTAACGCGGGCCGTGTACTCGCGTCGGCGGCACCGTTTCTCACGGGCTGGCTCGTCACCGTGTTTGGTTCGTTCAACAGTGCCGCGAGCGCCATTGCATTGATCTACCTGTTGGGTTTGGCCATACTTCCATTCGCAACCGAAACGAATGGGAGACCGCTACCGGAGTGA
- the pxpB gene encoding 5-oxoprolinase subunit PxpB: MPRIFPTSECALTIKFGDGITLRTHELVLAYSAAIDQAALPGVVEVVPTYRSATVYFDPLQTDETTLTRQIQPLISNKIHTPSRPATTHIIPVWYGGAAGPDLLNIAQQADLTPVEASRLHASVTYRVYMLGFSPGFPYLGTVPTRIATPRHPTPRQQVAAGSVGIAGTQTGIYPQTSPGGWRIIGRTPVRLFSLTRAKPFLLEPGDLVRFVPIDEDEFSRLSSPDYS; the protein is encoded by the coding sequence ATGCCACGAATCTTTCCAACGAGTGAATGTGCCCTCACCATCAAGTTCGGCGACGGCATCACCCTTCGAACACACGAACTAGTACTCGCCTATTCCGCGGCAATCGACCAGGCAGCTCTTCCCGGGGTGGTAGAAGTCGTCCCCACCTATCGATCCGCGACGGTCTATTTTGATCCGTTGCAGACCGATGAGACCACACTCACCAGACAGATCCAGCCCCTCATCAGCAACAAGATTCATACGCCCTCCCGCCCCGCCACCACACACATCATCCCCGTGTGGTACGGTGGCGCCGCGGGGCCGGACCTGCTCAACATCGCACAACAGGCTGACCTGACGCCTGTCGAAGCCAGCAGGCTCCATGCCTCTGTCACCTACCGCGTGTACATGTTGGGATTTAGTCCGGGGTTTCCTTATCTAGGCACCGTACCGACGCGCATCGCCACACCCCGCCACCCGACACCGCGCCAGCAGGTTGCCGCCGGTTCCGTCGGCATTGCAGGAACTCAAACCGGTATTTACCCGCAGACCAGCCCAGGTGGCTGGCGCATTATCGGGCGGACACCGGTTCGTCTGTTCAGTCTCACCAGAGCCAAGCCGTTTTTGCTGGAACCCGGTGATTTGGTACGGTTTGTCCCGATCGACGAAGACGAGTTTTCCAGGCTCTCTAGCCCGGATTATTCATGA
- a CDS encoding LamB/YcsF family protein, which translates to MTQRRRIDLNCDLGEAVTTDQLEVEARLMTLVTSVNIACGVHAGDVTLMRHTVRMALRHRLAVGAHPGLPDRESQGRREQTLSPSFVEELIHSQVGGLMSISQAEGARLSHVKPHGALYNMAARDRVIADAISTALARLDHRLILIGLAGSALIAAGSAQGLRVAAEGFADRGYQADGSLVPRGQQGAIIHDEATVVARARSLVTADRIAAIDGSMLHCHIHTLCLHGDTPDAVPLAQALRVMFDEAGISVTRVDHVA; encoded by the coding sequence ATGACACAGAGACGCCGCATCGATTTGAATTGTGATCTCGGCGAAGCCGTGACAACCGACCAACTCGAGGTGGAAGCGCGCCTCATGACTTTGGTCACTTCGGTCAATATCGCCTGCGGTGTGCATGCCGGCGACGTGACGCTCATGCGCCACACCGTTCGCATGGCCCTCCGTCACCGGTTGGCCGTCGGCGCTCACCCCGGGCTCCCGGATCGGGAGTCCCAAGGCCGGCGTGAGCAAACATTGTCCCCTTCATTCGTGGAGGAACTGATTCACTCACAGGTCGGCGGCCTCATGAGCATCAGCCAGGCGGAGGGAGCACGCCTGTCGCATGTGAAACCGCACGGGGCCCTGTATAACATGGCGGCACGGGACCGCGTGATTGCGGATGCCATCTCCACGGCGCTTGCGCGACTCGACCATCGATTGATCCTCATCGGACTGGCCGGATCCGCGTTGATCGCCGCGGGCTCGGCGCAGGGGCTCAGAGTCGCTGCCGAAGGGTTTGCCGATCGGGGCTATCAAGCCGACGGCAGTTTGGTTCCACGCGGACAACAGGGCGCCATCATTCACGATGAAGCGACGGTGGTGGCCCGCGCACGGTCACTCGTCACGGCGGACCGTATTGCCGCCATTGATGGCTCCATGCTGCACTGTCATATTCATACCCTCTGCCTGCACGGAGATACGCCCGATGCGGTCCCGCTGGCCCAGGCGTTGCGGGTCATGTTCGACGAAGCCGGGATCTCCGTTACACGCGTAGACCATGTCGCCTAA
- a CDS encoding biotin-dependent carboxyltransferase family protein: protein MSPNPSIIHVLRPGLFTTIQDLGRYGYQRFGVSVSGAMDPWALTVGNRLLGNPDRAAGLELTLQGPELLFEQRLSIAITGADLSPTCGGQSLPMWTVATMPAGSRLRFGTRRQGTRAYLAVAGGIIAPLLLGSRSTHVRSGLGGLAGRPLKKSDQLVVGSPPSTNRCWEGRALAQSSRPQYLASPILRVIPGSQVDHSAEEALHVLATSPYRVTSESDRMGYRLEGAELPHCGPADIISEAVSAGSIQVPSNHQPILLMADCQPTGGYTKLATLIRADRHLAAQLGPGDSLSFRVITMKEASKLFRSSHAELDRLLPPQNP, encoded by the coding sequence ATGTCGCCTAACCCATCGATCATCCATGTGCTGCGCCCCGGACTCTTCACGACGATTCAAGATCTCGGGCGCTACGGTTATCAGCGGTTCGGCGTATCGGTGAGCGGTGCCATGGACCCCTGGGCCCTAACGGTCGGCAATCGCCTGCTCGGCAATCCCGACCGCGCCGCCGGGCTGGAACTCACACTGCAAGGCCCTGAGCTGCTCTTCGAGCAGCGGCTGTCCATCGCCATCACCGGGGCAGACCTGTCACCGACATGCGGCGGCCAGTCCCTTCCCATGTGGACCGTGGCGACCATGCCGGCCGGCAGCCGATTGCGGTTCGGAACGCGCCGACAAGGTACCCGCGCCTATTTGGCAGTCGCAGGCGGTATCATCGCGCCACTCCTGCTCGGGAGCCGTTCGACACATGTGCGGAGTGGACTGGGCGGATTGGCAGGACGCCCACTGAAGAAGTCAGACCAACTTGTGGTGGGATCTCCCCCAAGCACGAACAGGTGCTGGGAGGGTCGCGCGCTCGCGCAGTCGTCTCGGCCTCAGTATCTCGCTTCTCCGATCCTGCGCGTGATCCCAGGGTCACAAGTCGACCACTCTGCCGAGGAAGCGCTGCACGTCCTGGCGACAAGCCCTTATCGCGTCACCTCGGAATCTGATCGTATGGGGTATCGTTTGGAAGGAGCGGAATTACCGCATTGTGGCCCAGCCGATATCATCTCGGAGGCCGTCAGCGCCGGCAGCATCCAAGTGCCCTCGAACCACCAACCGATTCTCTTGATGGCCGACTGTCAACCGACCGGTGGGTATACGAAACTGGCGACGCTGATTCGTGCCGATCGCCATCTCGCCGCCCAGCTGGGGCCGGGAGATAGCCTCTCGTTTAGGGTCATCACCATGAAAGAGGCATCCAAGCTATTTCGGTCGTCGCATGCAGAACTTGACCGGCTGTTGCCGCCACAGAATCCTTGA